In Astyanax mexicanus isolate ESR-SI-001 chromosome 17, AstMex3_surface, whole genome shotgun sequence, a single window of DNA contains:
- the LOC103046018 gene encoding olfactory receptor 52J3-like, with translation MQARDYNISVLLRLESLDIPQTGILPTLIMAVVSYCFILTCNLTILLAIALDHNLHKPMYILLFNLSINDLMGATAFFPQLINSIHLQHRNISYPACVFQALTVHLYCAGALTILTVMAYDRYVAICRPLHYHTIMTPSTLIKMIVGIWVTDLVLVGTLFLLLTPFSLCQTFISDVYCNNPSIMKLICDNTTVNNFYGLSLSVFLQGVSSIAVVFTYIQILKTCLHNKQSNTKSKAIRTCATHLVVFTVFQVTTIFTIMSHRFSQVSPYLRRSVGSSFLIFPPILNPLIYGLSTKEIRGKVMFLFNRNKINFKK, from the coding sequence atgcAAGCGAGAGATTATAATATTTCTGTGCTTTTGCGCTTGGAGTCACTTGACATTCCTCAGACTGGCATTTTACCCACCCTAATCATGGCGGTTGTGTCCTACTGCTTCATCCTCACCTGCAACCTCACCATTTTACTGGCCATTGCTCTGGATCACAACCTCCACAAGCCAATGTATATTCTCCTTTTTAATTTGTCCATCAATGATTTAATGGGAGCAACAGCTTTTTTTCCACAGCTTATTAACAGCATCCACCTGCAGCACCGGAACATCTCGTACCCAGCCTGTGTGTTCCAGGCGCTGACGGTGCACCTGTACTGTGCTGGAGCTTTAACCATCCTTACAGTCATGGCCTACGATCGCTATGTGGCTATCTGCCGGCCACTGCATTATCACACCATCATGACCCCCAGCACCCTAATTAAGATGATTGTGGGGATATGGGTGACTGATTTGGTGTTAGTTGGGACTTTGTTCCTCTTGCTCACCCCATTCAGCTTATGTCAAACTTTTATTTCTGACGTGTACTGTAACAACCCTTCCATTATGAAATTGATCTGTGACAACACCACTGTGAATAATTTCTATGGGCTATCTCTGTCTGTGTTTCTTCAGGGGGTGTCCAGTATTGCGGTCGTGTTCACCTACATACAGATTCTAAAAACCTGTCTGCACAATAAGCAGTCCAACACCAAAAGCAAGGCCATCCGAACCTGTGCGACCCACCTGGTGGTGTTTACAGTGTTTCAAGTCACTACAATTTTCACAATTATGTCTCACAGATTCAGTCAGGTGTCCCCCTATCTGCGGAGATCTGTGGGAAGctcctttttaatttttcctCCCATTCTAAATCCACTCATATATGGCCTCAGCACCAAAGAAATACGAGGTAAAGTGATGTTTCTCTTCAACAGAAACAAAATCAACTTCAAAAAGTGA